A stretch of the Nothobranchius furzeri strain GRZ-AD chromosome 5, NfurGRZ-RIMD1, whole genome shotgun sequence genome encodes the following:
- the fpr1 gene encoding chemerin-like receptor 1, protein MMELMTTSPLYPISSTDETGINDSLNYDYDYTDDAGLKDDHTELRQSLNIMSLIVYSLAFVLGVLGNGVVIWVTGFKMKKTVNTVWFLNLAVADFLFTAFLPLSVTYTAMDFHWLFGRLMCKLNSTISFLNMFASVYILVVISVDRCVSVVWPVWAQNHRNVRKASYVSLCVWALALVLSAPYFVFRDTAPADYNEDIIHCFNNFALSNDSEAESELQLQLVRHQAMIHTRFLLGFVIPFSIIVSCYAIIIHRLRRNRTLANKSSRPFKIIAAIIITFFLCWAPFHILSLIELVSHMTNYTNETLNHIVMIGVPIATSLAFLNSCMNPLLYVFMGQDFKDKVRKSILKVLENAFQEEVSRSYTYTNSMITIQSKDKSFSDVQV, encoded by the coding sequence ATGATGGAGCTAatgaccacttctcctctctaccCCATCAGTTCAACTGATGAAACAGGAATTAATGACTCTCTAAATTATGACTATGACTACACAGATGATGCTGGCCTCAAAGATGACCACACTGAGCTGAGACAGTCTctcaacatcatgtctctgattgtTTACTCCTTGGCCTTTGTCCTCGGAGTACTCGGGAATGGAGTGGTCATCTGGGTCACAGGCTTCAAGATGAAGAAAACCGTCAACACGGTCTGGTTCCTCAACCTTGCTGTGGCTGACTTCCTCTTCACAGCATTCCTGCCTCTGAGTGTGACATACACAGCTATGGATTTTCACTGGCTGTTTGGGAGGTTAATGTGCAAGCTGAACAGCACCATTagcttcctgaacatgtttgctaGTGTCTACATCCTGGTGGTGATCAGTGTGGACAGGTGTGTGTCTGTGGTGTGGCCCGTCTGGGCCCAGAATCACAGAAACGTCCGCAAGGCTTCCTATGTGAGTCTGTGTGTTTGGGCTCTGGCTTTGGTTCTGAGTGCTCCGTATTTTGTGTTCAGAGATACCGCACCAGCAGATTACAACGAGGACATAATTCACTGCTTCAACAACTTTGCTCTCTCCAATGACTCCGAAGCCGAATCTGAGCTTCAGCTACAACTCGTTCGCCATCAAGCCATGATCCACACCCGCTTCCTGCTGGGGTTTGTCATCCCATTCAGCATCATCGTCTCCTGTTACGCCATCATCATCCACCGACTCAGGAGAAACCGCACCCTGGCCAACAAGTCAAGTCGTCCCTTTAAGATAATCGCTGCCATCATCATCACTTTCTTCCTCTGCTGGGCTCCTTTTCACATCTTGAGTCTGATTGAGTTGGTCAGTCACATGACAAATTACACCAATGAAACTCTCAACCACATAGTGATGATCGGAGTCCCCATTGCAACAAGCCTGGCCTTCCTCAACAGCTGCATGAACCCACTGCTGTATGTGTTCATGGGCCAAGACTTCAAGGATAAAGTCCGTAAATCCATCCTGAAGGTGTTGGAGAACGCCTTCCAGGAGGAAGTGTCTCGCTCCTACACCTACACAAACTCAATGATCACCATACAAAGCAAGGACAAGTCCTTCTCTGATGTTCAGGTGTGA